The segment AACCAGGAGTCTCCAAACCTAAAACTACCTGTGAAGTTGCTGGAAGCCAAGCTATAGACATTTAGTTAATCTGTtgcaaaaacaaacccaccaaaactATAGCAGAAAgtcacagagctgctttttccaCTCAGAGTGGCAAAAAGCATCTTAAAGTCACTAGAGCTAAGATGTTTAAGAAGACAACACATTTCTTCGTGTTGTTACAAGGATAGAAAAGATGGTTCTTTTCATGTGGAAGATAACAGCATTCATAGCAAATATCCATTCTGCCCAATCTCTACCAAATGAAACTgatgtctgaaaaaaataaaaaggactgAGAGATGCCTTAATGCTGCAATAACTAGAATATCTTAAGAAAAGgaacttaaaaattaataattgcAGGGACTGGTAGTCCAATCAAGGAATGCTTGTCAAAAGATAACATGGAGAACAAAGCCAAAGGCATCAACTGCACAGCCTAAGCCCTGAAGCATACTCTGAGCCAACTACATCTACAAAGACAAATTACCATGAGTATGGTAGATGTcaggaaaaccaaaaccctCACCTCATGAACTGTATCGCTGGAAATACAACTTTTACAGCTCAGAAAAACTGGCAGGAATGCAAAAGGATTAGAAACTAAGGATTGAATCATTTAGCAATTAGCAACTTAGAAGTACATCTGAATTTGTGGAGACCAGCATGTCTAAGAACACACAGAAAGATGTCTAAGTGTCTGTAGAGCAGTTACTTGATGAACATCTAGCACTCTTACACAGCAGcagtagggaaaaaatggagaagtaAAGCAAATAAGGAATGACTGAAGTTTTAATACTCTAACTATTTAAGCttatatacaaaaaaaatatacaggCTGCAAATGTTGTGTTGCAGTAAATTTTATACAAAGATAACACTGCATAAAAACAATTCTGCAAATacaaggaaatggaaaacatgCGGTCAAAATAATCAGTGAGCTGAGTCAGTGTCAAGTGGGGTTTCAATTGGCAAGATATTCTTTCTGTACAGTTTTGAACCATGAATCCCTTTTTAATATTGTTGGATGCTAAAAGGAAGCTGGAAGGGACTCCTCATTAGAAACTTAGTAGCAGTAGAAGTAAGGGGTTCAAACTGAAGAAAGGAGAATTAAGATAGATACTgtggaagaaattgttccttgTGAGgttggtgagacactggaatggattgcccagagaagctgtgggtgccccgtccctggaagtgttaaaggCCAAGGCTGACTAACTCTGAACAGGGAaggtgtcccatccctgcttaTGTCAGGGGGGatggaactaggtgatctttaaggtcccttccaacacaagccattctatgattctatactCAGTCTTTTGACAGAGGAAGAATAATTCGGCAACACTTAgtataattacattttaatgaaatattgaaGTTCTTGAAGTGTTACAAAGATATAATACATTTGTAATATAAGTGTAAAGGCTcaacattaaaatgaaaagacatAGTAAAAAATATAGATTAGAAGTTACTGCAGCGAAACAAGCTCATTGCAATTACatttatgttttgtttgttttgttgtttttggttttttttaaagaaaactagCTTTATTGTCTGGCACATATAGACAAGATAAAATACAGCAAGAGTTTTCTTCCATGAACTAATTAATCAAATAGTACTGCAACAAAAACTGGTTTCATGCATAAGTGTAGAGGGGATTTTAAACTCTGCATATAGTACTAATTTCAGCTTTTGTACAGCCCCATTTGCAACACATTCCTGCCAAACCCAGAGACTCCCGTTTTCTTCTGGGATACTTGGTCCAAAGGTAACTGCTTGATTCCATGGGATTTGCATTTCCCGTTCCCCCACTGTCCTTCTGAGTAGCTTCCTCTACTTGGTGAACAACTTTTTTTAAGTCGCCTGCCACGGGTACATATTCATTATAGTAATTTAAACTATACAAGTCCTTAAACGCCTCCCACCCAAGAAATGGGctgtttctctgcagctgctccactTCAGGATCCAAAACTGATTGCAGGTTGAAGCTTCCCAGTAGTTTGTTACTTGCTGTTTGTGCAGAatctgttttaaagaaaagactTGTCTTAGATTCAGACTGCAGGAGCATCAAAAGGATTACATAGctcaaagaacaaaccccatTCAATTAGTATTAAGTGAAACACTATGATGTAGAAAAACTGTCAGTACTTCAGTCTCCACACCATGACTTATTTGTAGCTTACTTTTAGCAGAATCTAAGTTTTAAAGTCTATACCTCCTGTTAGACATGCAGAGTACACAGAAACAACTGCAACTGAAGTAAAGGCATCCTGTCACAACTGCAGTgttatttttccacagaaacagaattttattgTAAAGACATGTATCCAGAAACACCACAGAGCTATGTCATGTGTCTGATGAATTAGATCAgatccctcctctgcctctcctccaaTCACATAAACTAGCATCATGTGAAGGACAAATGTAGGAAGGACTAAATAAGCAAAGATTGTATGTAAACTGATTCTTAGATTGTATTTTTCTATAGCTATTTTTAACTGATGTTTTACactaatttctttcatttctcaagGCATGTAGGCTTGTAGAATTTGCTTACAACATTCTTCATCTCACTGACTAAAGCGCTCTCAAAAATCCAGCCCTAATTCCTTTCACCTTACACTGTTTCTCTTGATTTTACCTCTGCAAGGCTAGTGGCATTGCTTATTTCAGCTAATGTGAAGAACAGCAGCTTCTTCAATTCTTAACTTTAAAAGAATCCAGAAAAAGTCTTTGTCTTGTGATCTTAATTCTGTTGATATAGTtactttttgtttcagaaagctgaaagAACATGAGAACATCCAGCAAAT is part of the Catharus ustulatus isolate bCatUst1 chromosome Z, bCatUst1.pri.v2, whole genome shotgun sequence genome and harbors:
- the LOC117010827 gene encoding relaxin-3-like gives rise to the protein MGMAKLRVLCAAVALLCAAPPGQPGAVLPAGEGDAYGVKLCGREFIRAVIFTCGGSRWKRLSLLAVEPAPAADSAQTASNKLLGSFNLQSVLDPEVEQLQRNSPFLGWEAFKDLYSLNYYNEYVPVAGDLKKVVHQVEEATQKDSGGTGNANPMESSSYLWTKYPRRKRESLGLAGMCCKWGCTKAEISTICRV